Proteins from a genomic interval of Polaribacter sejongensis:
- a CDS encoding transketolase-like TK C-terminal-containing protein: MVKEVVNPDVVLIANGSEVATLVAAAEISETENGLKVNIASVISEGVFRLQSKEYQQSVIPKNKPLFGLTADLLVNLEGSD, from the coding sequence TTGGTAAAAGAAGTAGTAAATCCTGATGTAGTATTAATTGCCAATGGTTCTGAAGTAGCAACATTAGTAGCTGCTGCAGAAATTTCAGAAACTGAAAATGGTTTAAAAGTAAATATTGCTTCTGTAATTTCTGAAGGAGTATTTAGGTTACAATCTAAAGAATATCAGCAAAGCGTTATTCCTAAAAACAAACCATTATTCGGCTTAACAGCAGACTTACTAGTAAACTTAGAAGGTTCGGATTAG
- a CDS encoding glycoside hydrolase family 88 protein: MIIKKTLMLLAVLLIVISCNSTKEKETVIQLDAFNTKEVLDITTLKAKEVASKLVSADSFPRNIDKGNKNWNFVDVKDWCSGFYPGALWFAYEYAKDEEIKKQAERFTLPIKEIAYTKADNHDIGFMVYCSYGNGYRLTGNEAYKEVLLAAADTLATLYNPKVGTILSWPSQMHKFKYNTIIDNMMNLELLFWAAKNGGSKDLYDIAKSHAEVTMKHIVRKDNAVYHVGSFDENTGEFLRGYTHQGYADESMWARGQTWGIYGFSMAYRETGEQAFLDTAIKLSDHYMERLPEDKIPYWDFDDPKIPNAPKDASAAGVAAAGMLELSTLVKDEKLKAKYYNAAVSYIKELSSDKYLSGDTNQALLLHSTGHLPHKSEIDVPIVYADYYYMEALVRLNKMQEAASLKK; encoded by the coding sequence ATGATAATCAAAAAAACATTAATGCTTTTAGCGGTGTTACTTATAGTAATATCATGCAATTCAACGAAAGAGAAAGAGACTGTAATACAATTAGATGCATTTAATACAAAAGAGGTATTAGATATCACCACCTTAAAGGCTAAAGAAGTTGCCTCAAAACTGGTGAGTGCAGACAGTTTTCCTAGAAATATAGACAAGGGAAATAAAAATTGGAATTTTGTAGATGTAAAAGATTGGTGTAGTGGTTTTTACCCTGGAGCTTTATGGTTTGCTTATGAATACGCTAAAGATGAAGAAATAAAGAAACAGGCAGAAAGATTTACATTACCTATTAAAGAAATAGCATATACAAAGGCAGATAATCATGATATAGGATTTATGGTGTATTGTAGTTACGGTAATGGTTATAGATTAACGGGTAATGAAGCGTATAAAGAAGTTTTATTGGCAGCTGCAGATACTTTAGCTACTTTATATAACCCTAAAGTTGGTACTATTTTATCTTGGCCAAGTCAAATGCATAAATTCAAATACAATACTATTATAGATAATATGATGAATTTAGAGTTGCTTTTTTGGGCAGCTAAAAATGGAGGGAGTAAAGATTTATATGACATTGCTAAAAGTCATGCAGAAGTAACCATGAAACATATTGTGCGTAAAGACAATGCTGTTTATCATGTTGGTTCTTTTGATGAAAATACAGGAGAATTTTTAAGAGGATACACGCACCAAGGTTATGCAGATGAATCTATGTGGGCAAGAGGACAAACTTGGGGTATTTATGGTTTTTCTATGGCATATAGAGAAACAGGAGAGCAAGCATTTTTAGATACAGCAATTAAATTATCTGATCATTATATGGAACGTTTACCAGAAGATAAAATACCTTATTGGGATTTTGATGATCCAAAAATACCAAATGCACCTAAAGATGCTTCTGCTGCAGGAGTTGCTGCTGCTGGTATGTTAGAGTTGTCTACGTTGGTTAAAGATGAAAAATTAAAAGCAAAGTATTATAATGCAGCAGTGAGTTATATTAAAGAACTTTCTAGCGATAAATATTTAAGTGGAGATACAAACCAAGCTTTATTATTACATTCAACAGGTCATTTACCTCATAAATCAGAAATAGATGTACCAATTGTTTATGCAGATTATTATTATATGGAAGCGTTAGTGCGTTTAAATAAAATGCAAGAAGCTGCTTCTTTAAAAAAATAA
- a CDS encoding glycoside hydrolase family protein, protein MKYFLLLFIGCIMSTKAQNVIFDNLKEAPINGGLEMENYWVWGSSVIKGDDGIYHMYASRWPKMLPFHPGWMIQSEIVHATSKTPEGPYQFKDVALGERGAQYWDGKSCHNPKIVKYKDTYILYYMGSTHPFEDVNKENLKDFKLGSKWSVAARWSKRIGIATSKNPYGPWERKETPILDVKPNSYYSYLTSNPSPLIKKDGSVVLLFKGRSYKEDGIAQSDMSIGVATAPHFDGRYTVVSDEPLFSMEKFGEVEDPHLWSDDKGYHMIAKDQRGLLTGGKGDGLLAHSKDGINWVIDDKPKAYTKTIQWNNGKIIKQGQLERPFVLVQDGEPTHIFFATMNGPGGFGNGTKTWNMVIPLK, encoded by the coding sequence ATGAAATATTTTCTTCTTTTATTTATCGGATGTATTATGTCTACCAAGGCACAGAATGTCATTTTTGATAATTTAAAAGAAGCCCCAATTAATGGAGGTTTAGAAATGGAAAATTATTGGGTTTGGGGAAGTTCGGTAATAAAAGGAGATGATGGCATTTATCATATGTACGCATCTCGTTGGCCAAAAATGTTACCATTTCACCCAGGTTGGATGATTCAATCTGAAATTGTGCATGCAACTTCTAAAACACCAGAAGGACCTTATCAATTTAAAGATGTTGCTTTAGGAGAAAGAGGTGCACAATATTGGGACGGGAAATCTTGCCACAATCCAAAAATTGTAAAATATAAAGACACCTATATTTTATACTATATGGGATCTACACATCCTTTTGAAGATGTTAATAAAGAAAATTTAAAAGACTTTAAATTAGGTAGTAAATGGAGTGTTGCTGCAAGATGGAGCAAACGCATTGGTATAGCAACTTCTAAAAATCCTTACGGACCTTGGGAGCGAAAAGAAACACCAATTTTAGATGTAAAACCGAATTCGTATTACAGTTATTTAACATCCAATCCATCACCATTAATAAAAAAAGATGGGTCTGTAGTTTTATTATTTAAAGGAAGAAGTTATAAAGAAGATGGAATAGCACAAAGTGATATGAGTATTGGTGTTGCTACAGCACCTCATTTTGATGGTAGATATACTGTTGTTAGTGATGAACCATTATTTTCAATGGAAAAATTTGGAGAAGTTGAAGATCCTCATTTATGGAGTGATGATAAAGGATATCATATGATTGCAAAAGACCAAAGAGGATTATTAACAGGAGGAAAAGGTGATGGTCTTTTAGCACATTCTAAAGACGGAATTAATTGGGTTATTGATGATAAGCCAAAAGCATATACGAAAACGATACAGTGGAATAATGGAAAAATAATTAAACAAGGACAATTAGAACGCCCTTTTGTTTTAGTTCAAGATGGAGAACCAACACATATCTTTTTTGCAACAATGAATGGTCCTGGAGGATTTGGCAACGGAACAAAAACTTGGAATATGGTTATTCCATTAAAGTAG
- a CDS encoding sugar porter family MFS transporter, translating into MNKKILLWSITAALAGFLFGFDVVVISGADQKLQALWGSSDSFHGSVVMGMALWGTVLGAIFGGIPTNKFGRKNTLLAIGVLFAVSAIGSALANDPYIFAFARFIGGIGVGASTIAAPAYISEIAPAKDRGRLVAMYQFNIVFGIMIAYLSNYLLSDIGENAWRWMLGVEAIPAILYMLFALKLPKSPRWLLSQGKETEAREILKFIDENADVEKEISDFNSHNEKSDKTETIFLKKYRFPLILVFLIAFFNQFSGINAVLYYAPRIFEAAGLEESSALLNSIGLGVTNLVFTLLGVFLIDKLGRKTLMYVGSAAYIISLSLLSAAFFLEWTGMAVPLFLFLFIGAHAIGQGTVIWVFISEIFPNHLRASGQSFGSSTHWILAALIPSLFPFMLKAIGGGMVFLVFAGMMVLQLLFVAFMMPETKGKTLEELEDIILKK; encoded by the coding sequence ATGAACAAAAAAATATTATTATGGTCTATTACCGCAGCTTTAGCTGGGTTTTTATTTGGATTTGATGTAGTTGTTATTTCTGGAGCAGATCAAAAATTGCAAGCTTTATGGGGATCTTCAGATTCTTTTCATGGTTCTGTTGTTATGGGAATGGCGTTATGGGGAACCGTACTTGGAGCTATTTTTGGAGGCATACCTACAAACAAATTTGGAAGAAAAAATACACTTCTAGCAATTGGAGTCTTGTTTGCTGTTTCGGCAATAGGTTCTGCTTTAGCAAACGATCCTTATATATTTGCTTTTGCTCGTTTTATTGGAGGAATTGGAGTAGGAGCTTCAACCATTGCAGCACCAGCTTATATTTCAGAAATTGCACCGGCAAAAGATAGAGGTCGTTTGGTTGCTATGTATCAATTTAATATTGTTTTCGGTATTATGATAGCGTATTTATCGAACTATTTATTAAGTGATATTGGCGAAAATGCTTGGAGATGGATGTTAGGTGTAGAGGCAATTCCTGCTATATTATATATGTTATTTGCGTTAAAATTACCTAAAAGCCCTAGATGGTTATTATCACAAGGAAAAGAAACAGAAGCTAGAGAAATCTTAAAATTTATAGATGAAAATGCAGATGTTGAAAAAGAAATTAGCGATTTTAATTCTCACAATGAAAAAAGTGATAAAACAGAAACCATATTTCTTAAAAAATATAGATTTCCATTAATCTTGGTTTTTTTAATAGCATTTTTTAATCAGTTTTCTGGAATTAATGCCGTTTTATATTATGCGCCACGTATTTTTGAAGCAGCAGGTTTAGAAGAAAGTTCAGCTTTATTAAATAGTATTGGTTTAGGAGTTACCAATCTTGTATTTACATTATTAGGTGTGTTTTTAATTGATAAATTAGGGAGAAAAACCTTAATGTATGTTGGGTCTGCTGCGTATATTATTTCATTAAGTCTTTTATCTGCAGCGTTCTTTTTAGAGTGGACAGGTATGGCAGTTCCTTTGTTCTTATTCTTATTTATTGGTGCACATGCTATTGGGCAAGGAACCGTAATTTGGGTATTTATATCAGAAATTTTCCCGAATCATTTAAGAGCTTCAGGGCAATCTTTTGGTAGTTCTACACACTGGATTTTAGCAGCACTTATTCCATCATTATTTCCTTTTATGTTAAAAGCAATTGGAGGTGGAATGGTATTCTTAGTTTTTGCAGGAATGATGGTTTTACAATTGCTATTTGTAGCTTTTATGATGCCAGAAACAAAAGGAAAAACATTAGAAGAATTAGAGGATATTATTTTAAAGAAATAG